A genomic region of Persephonella marina EX-H1 contains the following coding sequences:
- a CDS encoding YggT family protein gives MFIIANFIEAVARILDIALTVYMWIVIISALITWINPDPYNPIVRFLRGATEPVYRKIRKFIPTYFGGIDIAPLVVIAVIIFLQYFLVNSLHELAVRLRY, from the coding sequence ATGTTTATAATCGCAAATTTCATAGAGGCGGTGGCCAGAATACTGGACATCGCCCTTACTGTTTATATGTGGATCGTTATAATATCAGCACTTATCACATGGATAAATCCTGATCCGTACAATCCAATTGTAAGATTTTTAAGGGGAGCTACAGAACCTGTTTACAGAAAGATAAGAAAGTTTATACCAACATACTTTGGTGGTATAGATATAGCACCGTTAGTTGTGATAGCTGTTATCATATTTCTCCAGTACTTCCTTGTTAACTCACTTCACGAGCTTGCTGTGAGGCTGAGATACTGA